The Microbacterium sulfonylureivorans region GCGGACCCGCCGCGAGCCCGGAGCCTCACCGGTGTCGTGCCGCAGATGGCCGCGGCGCTCGAGGGTCGATCGGAGTGGTTCGCGCCCGCCAGGAGCGCCGTGGTCTTCGTCGTCGACGGCCTGGGCGCCCACAATCTCGCCGCGCGCGCCGGTCATGCGAGGTTCCTCGCTCAGGCCGGGACCAAGCGCGATGTCGCGCGAACGGTGTTCCCGTCGACGACCGCGTCCGCGCTCACGAGCCTGCTGACCGGCACGCTGCCGGGGGAGCACGGCATCGTCGGCTATCGCGCACGCATTCCGGGCACGGACGACGTCGTCAATCAGCTGCGCGGGTGGAACACCGACGGGCTGCCGCTCGAGTGGCAGCGCTCCGTCCCGCTCAGCGCATCGCTGGGTCGCCCGTTCTTCGTCGTCTCGAAGCGCGAGTACATGGGCACCGGTTTCACCGCCGCCACGCAGGCGGGCGCGGACTTCCACGGTGTCGACGATCTCATCGAGCGCGTGCAGACGGCCGCCGAGCTCGCGGCGCAGCATCCCGGCTCGCTCGTCTATCTGTACGCCCCCGAACTCGACGGCATCGGCCACCGGCGCGGGTGGCAGTCGGACGAGTGGGTCGTCGGCCTCGAGAAGGTGGATGCCGCATCCCGCACACTCGCCGGCGCGCTCGCTCCCGGCACGGGAGCCGTGGTGACCGCCGACCATGGCATGGTCGACATCCCCCGTCACCGGCACATCCTGCTCGGCGAGGGTGACGGACTGGTCGACGGGGTGCGCCTCATCGGCGGCGAGCCGCGGATGCTGCACCTCTACGCCGAACCGGGGGAGGCCGACGTGGTGCTCGCCGCCTGGACCGCTGCCGAGTCCTCGCGCTCGTGGGTGCTCTCCCGCGACGATCTCCTCGACTCCGGCCTGTTCGGTGCGGTCGACGCAGAAGTGAGGGACCGCATCGGCGACGTCGTGATCGCCGCACGCTCCGGCGTGGCGTACTACGACGATCGCATCGCAGACAAGGGTCCGCAGAGGATGATCGGCCAGCACGGATCCTTCACACCGGAAGAGCGGATCGTGCCGCTCATTCGTCTCGGCGCGTTCGCCTGACGCCCCGCGCCTCGACGATCAGTCGTCGGTGCGTGCCCCGAAGACGATCTCGTCCCACGACGGCATCGAGGTGCGGCCCTTGCGGCGGCCCGCTTCGGCGACGGCAGAGGGCACCACGTCGTACTCGACGACATCGGGCTCGGCTTCCGCAGGCGACTCGTCATATCCCGGCTCGAGCGCGTCGAACAGAGCCACCGGCGAGTGCGAGCGGGCGGGCGAGGGCTCTTCTGCTCCGGGCAGCGGCTCGCGCTGACCACGGCGGCGGCGGAGCGCCTCGAGGAGATCGGCGGTCTCGGCAGAGGTCACCGCGGGCTCGTCCGCGCGCTTGATCGCCGCGTCCTGGACGGCGGGAGCGGCGGGAGCCGGCAGATCCGGCGACTCGAAGTCGGCATCGGGAAGCTTGCGCGGACCGAAGGCGCCGCTGTCGAACCGCGAGTCGTCCTTCGGCGGGACGGTCTCCAGCGCGCGCAGCCGGGGGATGAGTCCGTCCGGGAGGGAACCCTGACGTGACAGCTGAATCGCGTCCGCGTTGAGCGGCGACAGCGTGCTGCGGCGCGGATCGAAGCTCCAACGCGCATCGTGGTCGACCTCGTTCGCGGTGAACTCGAGCTTGACGACCCAGCCGGTGGGCTCCTTCCAGCTCGTCCAGCGCTCGCTCGACGAGCCTGCCTCGTGCAGCTTGCCGCGCACGGCGGATCCGAACGTGGGGTGGCCGTCGGTCTCGAAGTCCCCGCCCAGCAGCACCGGCACGGCCAGCGCCTGACCCACGATGTGCTCGCGTTCTGCCAACACCGGACCCTCGAATCGCACCACGTCCTCGACGCGGGCACCGAGCAGGCTCGCGACCTCGTCGGCGGACAGCCCCGCGCGGATGTGCGACTGGATCTCGCGCGGACTCGGGCGTGCTGCCTGCGTGTCGCCGTCGCGATCGCGCCGCGCTTTGCGCAGTTCGATCCGCAGCACATCGTCGACGGCGAGGGCGAACCTCTCGCCAGACTCGGTCGCCAGGACGAGCTTGTCGTCCTCGGTTCCGATGACCTTGAGCTGTTCCATGCGAACGCCCCTCCGATCCTGCGTGTCCCGCCCATGCTGACACAGGGGATGTCCCCGGCCGGGAATATCCAGCGCGTGGCGCGAGTTTCAGGGGAGCGCACGGTCGAGCATCCGAACTTCCGCATTTGCGAAAAAGGATTCGGTCATGCAAACTATCGCCGCCCGAAAGGGCGAGCGCACCCGCGATATTCCGGAAGTTGAGACGTTCACGAATGGCCACCGATTACGACGCCCCCCGCAAGACCGAGGACGACAGCGAGTCGATCGAGGCTCTGAAGGAGCGCGTGCCCGACAAGCTCTCGGGCGCGGTCGATGTGGAGGACGCCGACAACCCGTCGGGCTTCGAGCTGCCGGGGGCGGACCTCTCCGATCTCGAGCTCGATGTCGTCGTTCTTCCGCCCCAGGAAGATGAGTTCACCTGTGTGAACTGCTTCCTCGTCAAGCACCGCTCGCAGCTCGACCACGACACGAAGAGCGGACCTATCTGCTCGGAGTGCTCCGCCTAGCCTGAGCGCGGCGCACCGCCGCGGCGAGCCGATCCGGCGTGCGTGAGGAGATCACCCACGCCGGCGTCGGGTCGTCGGGGTCGGTGACGCGAATCACGACGACACCGTCGATGCCGCCTCGGATGACGTGCCACGACCGCGGGTCGAGGCCGACGCCCCGCTGATGGCGGGCGTCTTCCGCCGTGAACACCTCCGGCTCGCCGAGCATCTCGACCGTCATGTGCGCCCGACCCGCCTGCAGCACGTCGCCGCGAACACTGACGACGGGAGATCCGGCGATCAGCAGCCCGACGACGGCCACCCCCACTGCGGCGCCGATCACGAGCGCGAGGGTCGTGTCGATCGGCGCGAACACGAGGGCGGCCATGGGGCCGGCGACGGCCGCGCTCACGAGAACCCAGAGCGAGGGCCCGAGCCTCTCTCGATAGCCTTCGGTCCCGACATCGTGCGCTGTCTTCTGCATTACCCTCATTGGGTGACTGAAACGGTGGACGTCCCCATTATCGCCTCCGACGTCCCGGTG contains the following coding sequences:
- a CDS encoding alkaline phosphatase family protein yields the protein MSLSLPADPPRARSLTGVVPQMAAALEGRSEWFAPARSAVVFVVDGLGAHNLAARAGHARFLAQAGTKRDVARTVFPSTTASALTSLLTGTLPGEHGIVGYRARIPGTDDVVNQLRGWNTDGLPLEWQRSVPLSASLGRPFFVVSKREYMGTGFTAATQAGADFHGVDDLIERVQTAAELAAQHPGSLVYLYAPELDGIGHRRGWQSDEWVVGLEKVDAASRTLAGALAPGTGAVVTADHGMVDIPRHRHILLGEGDGLVDGVRLIGGEPRMLHLYAEPGEADVVLAAWTAAESSRSWVLSRDDLLDSGLFGAVDAEVRDRIGDVVIAARSGVAYYDDRIADKGPQRMIGQHGSFTPEERIVPLIRLGAFA
- a CDS encoding DUF3093 domain-containing protein yields the protein MQKTAHDVGTEGYRERLGPSLWVLVSAAVAGPMAALVFAPIDTTLALVIGAAVGVAVVGLLIAGSPVVSVRGDVLQAGRAHMTVEMLGEPEVFTAEDARHQRGVGLDPRSWHVIRGGIDGVVVIRVTDPDDPTPAWVISSRTPDRLAAAVRRAQARRSTPSR
- the sepH gene encoding septation protein SepH; translated protein: MEQLKVIGTEDDKLVLATESGERFALAVDDVLRIELRKARRDRDGDTQAARPSPREIQSHIRAGLSADEVASLLGARVEDVVRFEGPVLAEREHIVGQALAVPVLLGGDFETDGHPTFGSAVRGKLHEAGSSSERWTSWKEPTGWVVKLEFTANEVDHDARWSFDPRRSTLSPLNADAIQLSRQGSLPDGLIPRLRALETVPPKDDSRFDSGAFGPRKLPDADFESPDLPAPAAPAVQDAAIKRADEPAVTSAETADLLEALRRRRGQREPLPGAEEPSPARSHSPVALFDALEPGYDESPAEAEPDVVEYDVVPSAVAEAGRRKGRTSMPSWDEIVFGARTDD
- a CDS encoding DUF4193 domain-containing protein, which gives rise to MATDYDAPRKTEDDSESIEALKERVPDKLSGAVDVEDADNPSGFELPGADLSDLELDVVVLPPQEDEFTCVNCFLVKHRSQLDHDTKSGPICSECSA